From Solidesulfovibrio carbinoliphilus subsp. oakridgensis, the proteins below share one genomic window:
- a CDS encoding glycosyltransferase family 2 protein, with translation MHDRPCCDEECGVVILNWNGHAETLACLAAVLAGTCLPADIVICDNGSTDGSVGIFNAYIAAHVVDSPVRVTVLDNGGNRGYAAGINPGIRKLLEAGRRYVWILNNDTIPDRRSLEALLACSRGCPEAAVVGSTIVRYDDGRVETAGGFRYDKWTTKITPLHAEARIEDIPGLSPLPMDYIYGCSMFIAADIFRTIGLFNEKFFLFYEELDFCTRAKKHGIRLSWCTESMVIHMGGRSRKRLEQTAHGISNYHENLSNLIYTRDAYPFLLPFVFAKRLVGRVVRLAVAGRWDLVRSVVQAYGDFLSGRNQSGRGR, from the coding sequence ATGCATGATCGTCCTTGCTGCGATGAAGAGTGCGGCGTCGTCATCCTGAACTGGAACGGCCATGCCGAGACCCTGGCCTGCCTGGCGGCCGTGCTGGCGGGCACCTGCCTGCCGGCCGACATCGTGATCTGCGACAACGGATCGACCGACGGCTCCGTCGGGATCTTCAACGCCTATATTGCCGCCCATGTCGTCGATTCGCCCGTTCGCGTGACGGTCTTGGACAACGGGGGCAACAGGGGCTATGCGGCCGGCATCAATCCCGGCATCCGGAAACTGCTCGAGGCCGGCCGGCGGTATGTGTGGATCCTGAACAACGACACGATTCCGGACCGCCGGAGCCTGGAGGCCCTGCTCGCCTGCAGCCGCGGCTGTCCCGAGGCGGCTGTGGTCGGCAGCACGATCGTGCGGTACGACGACGGCCGTGTCGAAACAGCCGGCGGTTTCCGCTACGACAAGTGGACGACCAAGATCACTCCCCTCCACGCCGAGGCCCGTATCGAGGATATTCCCGGCCTGTCCCCCTTGCCGATGGATTATATCTACGGCTGCTCGATGTTCATCGCGGCCGACATTTTCCGGACGATCGGGCTTTTCAACGAAAAGTTCTTTCTTTTCTACGAAGAGCTGGATTTCTGCACGCGGGCGAAAAAGCATGGCATCCGGTTGTCCTGGTGCACGGAAAGCATGGTCATCCATATGGGCGGGCGCAGCCGGAAACGCCTGGAACAGACCGCCCACGGCATCTCCAATTACCACGAGAACCTCAGCAATTTGATCTATACGCGGGATGCCTATCCGTTCTTGCTGCCCTTCGTCTTTGCAAAGCGCCTCGTGGGGCGGGTCGTTCGCCTGGCCGTCGCCGGCCGATGGGATCTGGTCCGCTCCGTCGTCCAGGCGTACGGCGATTTTTTATCGGGGCGCAACCAGTCCGGGCGCGGCCGCTAG
- a CDS encoding O-antigen ligase family protein → MQSLSRALKVGIALAAVCFFSASLVVVCAVLLQGGMLHRLFLAGGAGCLVLGLWRPRCLPALLGAFGCSLVFFGFQNYMLPTRLLEYETLCLTILLCIRQRHRVLRAPRSVMEWCFWLLPAMAATSVLVPLGPDLWATYKAAGVLGLARWMTGTPAADAYYAVGAAWRLVLFASLGWALANGEEKAFRPLVRGIALGTLFSVVVGLAAYVLSSGAALSMDGRLASLFFNPGWYAEYLCMTYPLVILLLQRSNLSKSVYVFIALSAIVVTLTMARAAWIIFLYLVLQTVFLLFKSHRVENAGGTPYLKGVAVCFSIVLCSALLAYHYLAVGQKTSKDVVLTEKITDRLVHFTDTPRLTVFTGGVLIGLESPLVGYGYESYAWRYRQLMQDPESRLARAMPKDAEAFEATHNFFIQLFSGIGLLGVLVWTVLIGCAFRAWRFWAARGDGLARAALASAIVFHLFGLFQEMTYVPPVWLLMFLLLGHGLAADNRLPGREGRGAGVRRGAAAVALWLVFALVTGLRQEPHPGARAEARGLFAAERIDGKERSWSAGTAALVLDGAGPWEIEVGVPGPLVSGKAATVSLRNAAGKTLDVLVFRPGEATCGRFRLEPGDAAPGQRIYIQADRLYFPPVLQMADQRVLGPFVRIESQP, encoded by the coding sequence ATGCAAAGCCTGTCACGCGCCCTGAAGGTCGGCATCGCCCTGGCGGCGGTCTGCTTTTTTTCCGCAAGCCTTGTCGTGGTGTGCGCCGTCTTGCTGCAAGGCGGGATGCTGCACAGGCTTTTCCTGGCCGGGGGGGCGGGCTGCCTCGTGCTGGGCCTTTGGCGGCCCCGTTGCCTGCCGGCGCTCCTTGGCGCCTTTGGCTGCTCGCTGGTTTTTTTCGGCTTCCAAAACTATATGCTGCCGACCCGGCTGCTGGAATACGAAACCCTCTGCCTGACGATTTTGCTTTGCATCCGCCAGCGGCACCGGGTCCTGCGGGCCCCGCGTTCCGTCATGGAGTGGTGTTTCTGGCTCCTCCCGGCCATGGCCGCAACGAGCGTCCTGGTGCCGCTCGGTCCGGACCTGTGGGCCACGTACAAGGCCGCCGGGGTCCTGGGGCTGGCCCGGTGGATGACGGGCACGCCGGCGGCCGATGCCTATTATGCGGTGGGCGCGGCCTGGCGGCTGGTGCTCTTCGCCTCCCTCGGCTGGGCCCTGGCCAACGGGGAGGAGAAAGCCTTCCGGCCCCTGGTCCGGGGTATCGCCCTGGGGACGCTTTTTTCCGTTGTTGTCGGGCTGGCCGCCTATGTCCTCTCGTCCGGAGCGGCCCTGTCCATGGACGGCCGCCTGGCCTCCCTCTTTTTCAATCCGGGGTGGTATGCGGAGTACCTCTGCATGACCTACCCGCTCGTCATTCTGCTGCTCCAGCGCTCTAACCTGTCGAAATCCGTTTATGTCTTCATCGCCCTGTCCGCGATCGTCGTGACCCTGACCATGGCCCGGGCGGCCTGGATCATTTTCCTGTACCTGGTCCTGCAGACGGTGTTCCTGCTTTTCAAGTCGCATCGGGTGGAAAACGCCGGCGGAACCCCCTACCTCAAAGGGGTGGCCGTCTGTTTCTCCATCGTCCTCTGTTCGGCGCTTCTGGCCTACCACTATCTTGCCGTGGGCCAGAAGACGTCCAAGGACGTGGTGCTGACGGAAAAGATCACCGACAGGCTCGTGCATTTCACGGACACGCCCCGGCTGACCGTGTTCACGGGGGGCGTCCTGATCGGCCTGGAGTCGCCGCTGGTCGGCTACGGCTATGAAAGCTACGCCTGGCGATACCGCCAGCTCATGCAGGACCCGGAAAGCCGCCTCGCCCGGGCCATGCCCAAAGACGCGGAGGCCTTCGAGGCCACGCACAATTTTTTCATCCAGCTCTTTTCCGGGATAGGGCTTTTGGGCGTGCTGGTCTGGACGGTATTGATCGGCTGCGCGTTTCGGGCCTGGAGGTTCTGGGCCGCACGGGGGGACGGCCTGGCCAGGGCCGCCCTGGCCAGCGCCATCGTGTTCCATCTCTTCGGCCTCTTTCAGGAGATGACCTACGTTCCGCCGGTCTGGCTCCTCATGTTCCTCCTGCTGGGGCATGGCCTGGCTGCGGACAACCGGTTGCCCGGGCGGGAGGGCAGGGGGGCCGGCGTCCGCCGGGGAGCAGCCGCGGTCGCCCTCTGGCTGGTCTTCGCCCTCGTGACCGGGCTGCGCCAGGAGCCGCACCCGGGCGCCCGGGCCGAGGCCCGGGGGCTTTTCGCGGCCGAGCGGATCGACGGCAAGGAGCGGTCCTGGAGCGCGGGCACGGCGGCGCTGGTCCTGGACGGAGCCGGGCCGTGGGAGATCGAGGTGGGGGTCCCGGGGCCCTTGGTGAGCGGGAAAGCGGCGACCGTGTCGCTGCGCAATGCTGCCGGCAAGACGCTCGACGTGTTGGTGTTTCGCCCGGGCGAGGCGACCTGTGGGCGATTTCGCCTGGAACCCGGGGACGCGGCGCCTGGCCAAAGGATCTATATCCAGGCGGACAGGCTTTATTTTCCTCCCGTCCTGCAGATGGCCGACCAACGCGTCCTCGGCCCTTTCGTGCGGATCGAGAGCCAGCCCTGA
- the aqpZ gene encoding aquaporin Z, producing the protein MKAYGAEFFGTFWLVLGGCGSAVISAAFPNVGIGLLGVALAFGLTVLTMAFAIGHISGCHLNPAVSIGLCVGGRFPAQKLVPYILAQVLGGIAAGGVLYLIASGKPGFDLAAGFASNGYGPHSPGGYSLNAAIVTEVVMTMMFLIVILGSTHKNAPAGFAPIAIGLCLTLIHLISIPVTNTSVNPARSTGVAVYVGGWAIQQLWLFWIAPITGALLGALVFRGIGPNRSES; encoded by the coding sequence ATGAAAGCGTATGGTGCGGAGTTCTTTGGGACATTCTGGCTGGTCCTCGGCGGCTGCGGCAGTGCGGTGATCTCGGCGGCTTTCCCCAATGTCGGCATCGGATTGCTCGGCGTTGCTTTGGCCTTTGGCCTCACGGTATTGACCATGGCGTTCGCGATCGGCCATATTTCCGGCTGCCACCTCAACCCGGCCGTGTCCATCGGCTTGTGTGTCGGTGGCCGGTTTCCGGCGCAAAAGCTCGTGCCGTATATCCTGGCCCAGGTTCTTGGCGGAATTGCCGCCGGCGGAGTCCTGTATCTCATTGCGAGCGGGAAGCCGGGCTTCGATCTGGCGGCCGGATTCGCTTCCAACGGCTATGGCCCGCACTCGCCGGGCGGCTATTCCCTGAACGCGGCCATCGTGACGGAAGTCGTGATGACCATGATGTTTCTGATCGTCATCCTGGGCTCGACGCACAAGAACGCGCCGGCGGGGTTCGCGCCGATCGCCATCGGCCTTTGCCTCACGCTCATCCATCTGATCAGCATTCCCGTCACCAACACCTCCGTCAACCCTGCCCGCAGCACAGGCGTTGCGGTCTATGTCGGTGGCTGGGCCATCCAACAGCTTTGGCTCTTCTGGATCGCGCCCATTACCGGCGCTCTCCTGGGGGCGCTCGTTTTTCGTGGGATCGGTCCGAATCGAAGCGAGAGCTGA
- a CDS encoding MucR family transcriptional regulator — protein MIDKEIWAEALNLAKDQLRHGKVHFSELEVVTKSIYEKLCSLRCGPALDIEPEALKQVDASQKHEKTRKGVKCAICGAEFKSLGKRHLASHGLTREEYMAKFDVSKKDMSVKSARKTTTGQDNPLNQMYQIMKEFDIKRGEVKSFVIEKGFDGLKGLAAAAKEKNVGIVELLKEAEARDAKGNTKK, from the coding sequence ATGATCGATAAAGAAATTTGGGCGGAAGCTTTGAATCTGGCGAAAGACCAGTTGCGACACGGCAAGGTCCATTTCAGCGAACTGGAAGTGGTGACCAAAAGCATCTACGAAAAGCTTTGTTCGCTGCGGTGCGGGCCTGCCCTCGATATCGAACCCGAGGCGCTCAAACAGGTCGACGCTTCCCAGAAGCACGAAAAAACCAGGAAGGGCGTCAAGTGCGCCATCTGCGGGGCGGAATTCAAAAGTCTCGGCAAAAGGCATCTGGCTTCCCATGGGTTGACCCGTGAAGAGTACATGGCGAAGTTCGATGTTTCCAAGAAGGACATGTCGGTCAAAAGCGCCAGAAAAACCACCACGGGCCAGGATAATCCGCTGAATCAGATGTACCAGATCATGAAGGAGTTCGATATCAAGCGGGGAGAGGTGAAGAGCTTCGTCATCGAGAAGGGATTCGACGGTTTGAAGGGGCTGGCCGCTGCCGCCAAGGAAAAAAATGTCGGGATTGTCGAACTCCTGAAAGAGGCCGAGGCCCGGGACGCCAAGGGCAATACGAAGAAATAG
- a CDS encoding aldehyde ferredoxin oxidoreductase C-terminal domain-containing protein: MAKFIRIDMASKAVKIEECPEKYAGLAGRGLTSNFVADEVKPTCHPLGKYNKLIFAPGYLTGTSAANSGRLSCGAKSPLTGGIKESNTGGTFGQKMSKMDIKALVFEGIPEDDKYYVVKVTMNEVTIDEAPAETIGMGNYEAIKVLQAKYGPKVGVAIIGTAGEMRLTAANISFADPQCNIRSAGRGGLGAVMGSKKIKAVVIDETGAPGVTISNPEAFKSASKRFTNALTTHPVTGQGLPKYGTNVLVNILNEAGGLPTKNFRCGRNDWANNIGGETMAATIEARGGKTTHGCHAGCIIRCSQHYNDKEGKYLTSGFEYETVWALGANAMINDLDVIAYADREFDDVGVDSIETAVAVGVAMEGGAIPWGDGKAALDLIMEIRKGTPLGRILGSGAGAVGQMYGLTRVPVVKNQAIPAYDPRAVKGVGLTYATTPMGADHTAGYAVATNILKVGGFVDPLGKEGQVELSRNLQIATAAVDSTGMCLFIAFAILDIADGFNALVEMINARYNLSLTGDDVVALGKSILKAERGFNQRAGFTNADDRLPEFFEEECAPHNVTWNFTDEEIDEVFNF, encoded by the coding sequence ATGGCAAAGTTTATCCGGATCGATATGGCTTCAAAGGCTGTCAAGATTGAGGAATGTCCCGAAAAGTATGCCGGTTTGGCCGGTCGGGGATTGACATCCAATTTTGTGGCCGACGAAGTGAAACCGACCTGTCATCCTCTGGGCAAGTACAACAAATTGATTTTCGCCCCCGGCTATCTGACGGGCACCAGTGCGGCCAACTCCGGCCGGCTTTCCTGCGGCGCCAAAAGCCCGCTGACCGGCGGCATCAAGGAAAGCAACACCGGTGGCACCTTCGGGCAGAAGATGTCGAAGATGGACATCAAGGCCCTGGTGTTCGAGGGCATTCCGGAGGACGACAAGTATTACGTCGTGAAGGTGACGATGAACGAGGTCACCATCGACGAAGCGCCCGCCGAGACCATCGGCATGGGCAACTACGAGGCCATCAAGGTCCTGCAAGCAAAATACGGGCCAAAGGTCGGCGTGGCCATCATCGGAACAGCTGGCGAAATGCGGCTCACGGCGGCCAATATCTCCTTTGCCGATCCGCAGTGCAACATCCGTAGCGCCGGCCGCGGCGGCCTGGGCGCCGTCATGGGTTCGAAAAAGATCAAGGCGGTCGTCATCGACGAGACCGGCGCTCCCGGAGTCACGATTTCCAATCCGGAAGCGTTCAAGAGCGCCTCGAAGCGTTTCACCAACGCCCTGACCACCCACCCGGTCACCGGCCAGGGCCTGCCCAAGTACGGCACCAACGTCCTGGTCAACATCCTCAATGAAGCCGGCGGCCTTCCCACGAAAAACTTCCGCTGCGGCCGCAACGACTGGGCCAACAACATCGGCGGCGAGACCATGGCCGCCACCATCGAGGCCCGTGGCGGCAAGACGACCCACGGTTGCCACGCCGGCTGCATCATCCGTTGTTCCCAGCATTACAATGACAAGGAAGGGAAGTACCTGACCAGCGGCTTCGAGTATGAAACCGTTTGGGCCCTTGGCGCCAACGCGATGATTAACGACCTCGACGTGATCGCCTACGCCGACCGCGAGTTCGACGATGTGGGCGTGGATTCCATCGAGACCGCCGTTGCCGTGGGCGTGGCCATGGAAGGCGGGGCCATTCCCTGGGGCGATGGCAAGGCCGCGCTTGATCTTATCATGGAGATCCGCAAAGGAACGCCCCTTGGCCGCATTCTCGGCAGCGGCGCCGGCGCGGTCGGCCAGATGTACGGCCTGACCCGGGTTCCGGTGGTCAAGAACCAGGCGATTCCGGCCTACGATCCCCGCGCGGTCAAGGGCGTCGGCCTGACCTACGCCACGACCCCCATGGGCGCGGACCATACCGCCGGTTATGCGGTCGCCACCAACATCCTGAAGGTCGGCGGGTTCGTGGATCCGCTCGGCAAGGAAGGCCAGGTGGAACTGTCCCGCAACCTGCAGATCGCCACCGCCGCGGTCGACAGCACGGGCATGTGCCTGTTTATCGCCTTCGCCATCCTGGACATCGCCGATGGCTTCAACGCCCTGGTGGAGATGATCAACGCCCGCTACAACCTCTCGCTGACCGGCGACGATGTCGTCGCCCTCGGCAAGAGCATCCTGAAGGCTGAGCGTGGATTCAACCAGCGGGCAGGCTTCACCAATGCCGATGACCGGCTGCCGGAGTTCTTTGAGGAAGAGTGCGCGCCGCACAACGTGACCTGGAATTTCACGGATGAAGAAATCGACGAGGTGTTCAACTTCTAG
- a CDS encoding ISL3 family transposase yields MKDTDLYSRILGLSDPWFVADVELDTAGGRVDVHVDHVAGVRWRCPTCGRELACRDHAEPRVWRHLDTCQFKTFLHARIPRVECPEHGVLQVRVPWAEAKGRFTLLMERLIIDVLRECATVSGTCRLMRISWDEAWNVMDRAVRRGQTRKKTTPARYLGIDEKAFRKGHDYMTVVCDLLGGTVEFVAQDRKTESLEDYYRQFTAQQLERIRAVAMDMWEPYFKATIKHVPDAAHKIVHDRFHIMQHVGQAVDKVRRQEHRELLRQEDERLKGTKYIWLYREENLPDKHRPTLEALKATNLKVAKAWAMKESLAGLWNYLSVGWAKRFMKRWLTWVRKSDLPPMRKVGEMLSRHLDNILTFCRHRITNGAAEGLNSKIMAIKRRACGYRNREHFKTAIYFFCGGLDLYPRQA; encoded by the coding sequence ATGAAGGACACGGACCTGTATTCTCGGATTCTGGGGCTGAGTGACCCGTGGTTTGTTGCCGACGTCGAGTTGGACACGGCGGGAGGCCGGGTGGACGTCCATGTTGATCATGTTGCCGGTGTCCGCTGGCGCTGTCCGACCTGTGGTCGCGAACTGGCTTGTCGGGATCATGCCGAGCCTCGGGTATGGCGTCACCTCGACACCTGCCAGTTCAAGACCTTCCTTCATGCCCGGATTCCGCGCGTCGAGTGCCCCGAGCACGGCGTGCTTCAGGTGAGAGTGCCTTGGGCCGAGGCTAAAGGGCGTTTTACCTTGCTCATGGAGCGCTTGATCATCGATGTGTTGCGCGAGTGCGCCACCGTGTCCGGCACCTGCCGGCTCATGCGGATCAGCTGGGATGAGGCCTGGAACGTCATGGATCGAGCCGTCCGGCGAGGGCAAACCAGGAAGAAGACCACCCCCGCACGCTATCTTGGTATCGATGAGAAGGCCTTCCGCAAAGGTCACGACTACATGACCGTGGTCTGCGACCTGCTTGGCGGAACAGTGGAGTTTGTGGCCCAGGATCGCAAGACCGAGAGCCTCGAGGACTATTACCGGCAGTTCACGGCGCAGCAACTCGAGCGCATCCGGGCCGTGGCCATGGACATGTGGGAACCGTACTTCAAGGCCACGATCAAGCACGTGCCCGATGCGGCGCACAAGATCGTCCATGACCGCTTTCACATCATGCAGCACGTGGGCCAGGCCGTGGACAAGGTCCGCCGGCAGGAACATCGCGAACTGCTCCGCCAGGAAGACGAACGCCTCAAGGGCACCAAGTACATCTGGCTTTACCGGGAAGAGAATCTGCCGGACAAGCACCGACCGACCTTGGAAGCCCTGAAGGCCACGAACCTGAAGGTGGCCAAGGCCTGGGCGATGAAAGAAAGCCTGGCCGGATTGTGGAACTACCTCAGCGTCGGCTGGGCAAAGCGGTTCATGAAACGCTGGCTGACCTGGGTGAGGAAGTCAGACTTGCCCCCGATGCGCAAGGTCGGGGAGATGCTCTCTCGGCATCTGGACAACATCCTGACCTTTTGCCGGCATCGGATCACCAACGGCGCGGCCGAGGGACTCAACAGCAAGATCATGGCCATCAAGCGCAGGGCGTGCGGGTACCGCAATCGGGAGCACTTCAAGACCGCTATCTACTTCTTCTGCGGCGGCCTGGACCTCTATCCTAGACAGGCCTGA
- a CDS encoding DksA/TraR family C4-type zinc finger protein, with protein sequence MANGWAGDGAVQDQIAHSIEDEVSRVRNLLPKGEGLPDCEACGAAIPLARRRALPGVRLCVACQEERERGQGAMRPYNRRGNKDSQLR encoded by the coding sequence ATGGCGAACGGTTGGGCTGGTGACGGAGCGGTGCAGGATCAGATTGCCCACTCCATTGAAGACGAAGTTTCACGGGTCCGGAATTTGCTCCCGAAAGGCGAAGGGTTGCCGGACTGTGAGGCATGCGGCGCAGCGATCCCCCTGGCCAGGCGAAGGGCCCTTCCCGGAGTGCGTCTCTGTGTCGCCTGCCAGGAGGAGCGGGAGCGGGGCCAGGGCGCGATGCGTCCTTACAACCGGAGAGGCAACAAGGACAGCCAGCTGCGCTGA
- a CDS encoding glutamate synthase-related protein yields the protein MQYGQKTNDVLGTANRGTPVESGLCNLCRVDCAGRCETWLSSLVGRDMLYPREFGKTTAGAANACPAGISYDTLRIQGRLYGAKGLSAALSGDADDCLFHNVGLETAFGNTRKTKIRLPLMTGALGSTFVAAHYWESFAVGCALAGIPIVVGENVVGIDRLAVLENGRVVRAPELDRRIEIYRRYQDDYGAMIVQLNVEDARNGVAEYVIDKYGPDVVIELKWGQGAKNIGGEIKVKDIDYALFLKKRGYLVDPDPERPDVVRAYAKGAIREFARHSRLGYTEATHEGQVREAFMEKVSYLRGLGFERISLKTGAYGMEALAMAIRYASEAGLDLLTIDGAGGGTGMSPWNMMETWGVPSLPLHAKAREYAAALAASGRRVVDISLAGGFAREDHVFKALALGAPFAKLVCMGRAIMIPGFLGSNIEGALYPDRRARVHGHWESLPKSVAALGAGPEQFFAAWHGLRSRLGEEEMGRIPLGAVATCTLLDKLGAGLQQLLAGARKFSVRAIAREDIVAANRETERETGIPYVTDAEDAVARRILLS from the coding sequence ATGCAATACGGACAAAAGACCAATGATGTGCTGGGGACGGCCAACCGGGGAACCCCGGTGGAATCGGGACTGTGCAACCTGTGCCGGGTGGACTGCGCCGGCCGGTGCGAGACGTGGCTTTCGAGCCTGGTCGGCCGGGACATGCTCTACCCCCGGGAATTCGGCAAGACCACCGCCGGCGCGGCCAATGCCTGTCCGGCCGGCATTTCCTATGACACCCTGCGCATCCAGGGCCGCCTGTACGGCGCCAAGGGCCTGTCCGCCGCCCTGTCCGGGGATGCGGACGACTGCCTGTTCCACAACGTCGGGCTGGAAACCGCCTTCGGAAACACCCGGAAAACCAAGATCCGGCTTCCGCTCATGACCGGCGCCCTGGGCTCGACCTTTGTCGCGGCCCACTACTGGGAGAGCTTCGCCGTGGGCTGCGCCCTGGCCGGCATTCCCATTGTCGTGGGGGAGAATGTGGTCGGCATCGACCGGCTGGCCGTTCTGGAAAACGGACGCGTGGTGCGCGCCCCGGAACTGGATCGCCGCATCGAGATCTACAGGCGGTACCAGGACGATTACGGCGCCATGATCGTGCAGCTCAATGTCGAGGACGCCCGAAACGGCGTGGCCGAGTATGTCATCGACAAGTATGGCCCGGACGTGGTCATCGAACTCAAATGGGGGCAGGGCGCCAAGAACATCGGCGGCGAGATCAAGGTCAAAGACATCGATTACGCGCTCTTTCTCAAGAAGCGCGGCTATCTCGTGGATCCCGATCCCGAGCGGCCCGATGTCGTCCGGGCTTACGCAAAGGGGGCCATCCGGGAGTTTGCCCGCCACAGCCGGCTGGGCTATACGGAAGCGACCCACGAAGGGCAGGTCCGGGAGGCTTTCATGGAAAAGGTCTCGTACCTGCGCGGGTTGGGCTTTGAGCGCATTTCGCTCAAGACCGGGGCCTATGGCATGGAGGCTTTGGCCATGGCCATCCGCTATGCGTCGGAGGCGGGCCTGGACCTGCTGACCATCGACGGCGCCGGCGGCGGCACGGGCATGAGCCCCTGGAACATGATGGAGACCTGGGGCGTACCGTCCCTGCCGCTCCACGCCAAGGCCCGCGAGTACGCGGCCGCGCTGGCCGCCTCGGGACGGCGGGTGGTGGACATTTCCCTGGCCGGCGGGTTCGCCCGGGAAGACCATGTCTTCAAGGCCCTGGCCCTCGGCGCCCCTTTTGCCAAGCTCGTGTGCATGGGAAGGGCCATCATGATCCCGGGATTTCTCGGCTCCAATATCGAGGGGGCCCTGTATCCCGACCGCCGCGCCCGGGTGCACGGCCATTGGGAGAGCCTGCCCAAGTCCGTGGCGGCCCTGGGTGCCGGGCCCGAACAGTTCTTTGCCGCCTGGCACGGCCTGCGCAGCCGTCTCGGAGAGGAGGAGATGGGCCGGATTCCCCTGGGCGCCGTGGCCACCTGCACGCTCCTCGACAAACTCGGCGCCGGGCTGCAGCAACTGCTCGCCGGGGCGCGCAAATTCTCGGTCCGGGCCATTGCCCGCGAGGATATCGTCGCGGCGAACCGGGAGACGGAACGGGAAACCGGCATCCCCTACGTGACGGACGCGGAGGATGCCGTGGCCAGGCGCATCCTGCTCTCCTGA
- a CDS encoding sensor histidine kinase, which produces MDKTVASRGTGQAGPRTEGTPEAGPAAEHAAILGALRERIKELDCLYEITRLSQRHDLALDDILSGVCGIVARAWQYPEIACVKLTVGGRGFATNAARRPVAKQSGRIRVHGEVVGRLEVGYQSKCPACDEGPFLREERHLLNAVADHLGRIIEARENEERLRQLSRELIKAQENERQRIARELHDDVGQALSVTRLNLDRLLPLLDASDPDEAQPARETVLECSTRLGAAIMSLRDLAYTLLPPALGQLGLAETAFRLCEEQSARHGLPIHFFADGMEALRLPFETSINLYRVLQEGLANACRHGRCSAITVRLLASHPHCLLRIADDGQGFDPEVRLPQALSEKRMGLWSMRERVRLLGGRLTLRARPGKGVRITVEVPVEGQGPCQAL; this is translated from the coding sequence ATGGACAAGACAGTCGCATCACGAGGCACGGGCCAGGCCGGGCCCCGGACGGAAGGCACACCGGAGGCCGGGCCGGCAGCGGAGCACGCGGCCATCCTGGGAGCCCTGCGGGAGCGGATCAAGGAACTGGACTGCCTCTACGAGATCACGCGGCTCTCCCAGCGCCATGACCTGGCCCTCGACGACATCCTGTCGGGCGTTTGCGGCATCGTGGCCCGGGCCTGGCAGTATCCGGAAATCGCCTGCGTCAAGCTGACCGTGGGCGGCCGGGGATTCGCCACCAATGCCGCCCGCCGGCCGGTTGCCAAGCAGTCGGGCCGGATCCGGGTGCACGGGGAAGTCGTCGGCCGCCTGGAGGTGGGCTATCAAAGCAAGTGCCCGGCCTGCGACGAAGGGCCGTTTCTGCGCGAGGAACGGCATCTGCTCAATGCCGTTGCCGACCATCTCGGCCGGATCATCGAGGCGCGGGAAAACGAGGAGCGGTTGCGCCAGCTCTCCCGGGAACTGATCAAGGCCCAGGAAAACGAACGGCAGCGCATCGCCCGGGAACTGCACGACGACGTGGGCCAGGCCCTGTCGGTCACCCGCCTCAATCTCGACAGGCTGCTGCCGCTTTTGGACGCTTCCGATCCGGACGAGGCCCAGCCGGCCAGGGAAACGGTTCTGGAGTGTTCGACCCGCCTCGGCGCGGCCATCATGTCCCTCCGGGACCTGGCCTATACCCTGCTGCCGCCGGCCCTCGGCCAGCTCGGGCTGGCCGAAACGGCCTTTCGCCTCTGCGAAGAGCAGTCCGCCCGGCATGGCCTTCCCATCCACTTCTTTGCCGACGGCATGGAGGCCCTCCGCTTGCCCTTCGAAACGAGCATCAACCTGTATCGCGTGCTGCAGGAGGGCTTGGCCAATGCCTGCCGGCACGGCCGCTGCTCGGCCATCACGGTGCGCCTGCTCGCCTCCCACCCGCACTGCCTGCTCCGGATCGCCGACGACGGCCAGGGCTTCGATCCGGAGGTCCGGCTTCCCCAGGCCTTGTCCGAAAAGCGCATGGGGCTTTGGAGCATGCGGGAACGTGTCCGGCTGCTCGGGGGGCGCCTGACGCTGCGCGCCCGCCCCGGCAAGGGGGTGCGGATCACGGTGGAAGTCCCGGTGGAAGGGCAGGGCCCATGCCAGGCCTTGTAA